The Microbacterium sp. LKL04 sequence CCCGAAGTGCCGCACCTTCCCTTCGGCGACGAGCTCGCCGATCGTCCCCGCGACGTCGGCGATGGGGACGTCCGGATCGACCCGGTGCTGATAGAAGAGGTCGAGCGTGTCGGTCCGGAGCCGGCGCAACGACGCGTCGGCGACGCGACGGATCTGCTCCGGACGGCTGTCGAGTCCGACCGACTGCCCGTTCTGGATGTCCCACCCGAACTTCGTCGCGATGACCACCTGATCGCGCACCGGCTCGAGGGCTTCGCCGACGAGCTCCTCGTTGACGTATGGGCCGTACACCTCGGCGGTGTCGAAGAACGTGACGCCGGCGTCGAGCGCGGAGCGGAGCACCGCGATCATCTCGCTGCGATCACCGGGGTTGGGTCCGTAGCTCTGCGACATCCCCATCGCTCCGAGCCCGATCGCCGAGACCTGCAGGCCCTGTCCGAGTGTCCTGGTGTGCATGTGTCAACCTCCTGCCGTCGACGATAAGCCTCTGGGCGCGGACGAGGGAGGCCCTGGCAGAGCCCCCATCGCTAGCGCGCTCGCCCGCTCGGCACAAGCGGTGGGAACCGTCCGACCCCCTTCCTACGCTGGCGCCATGCTGCGACACCTCGTCATCGTGCTGGGCGATCAGCTCGATCATGAGTCGAGCGCATTCGACGGCTTCGACCCGGATCAGGACACCGTCTGGATGGCCGAGGTCGCGGGCGAATCCGAGCACGTCTGGAGCACGAAGCAGCGCACCGCCGTCTTCCTCGCCTCGATGCGGCACTTCGCCGCGGAGGTGACGGATGCCGGGCGCCCCCTCCACTACGCGAAGCTCGACGCCCGTTCGACGAAGGACTCGCTGGCCGACCAGCTCGCGGCCGACGTGACGACGCTGAAGCCCGAGGGACTCGTCGTGACGGAGCCCGGCGAGTGGCGGGTGCGCGAAGCGCTGCGCGACGTGGCCGAGCACAGCGGCATCCCGTTGGACATCCGTGAGGACCGGCACTTCTTCAGCACCGTCGCCGAGTTCGCCGCGCACGCCGAAGGGCGGAAGTCGCTGCGGATGGAGTACTTCTACCGCGAGATGCGCAAGAAGCACGACGTGCTGATGACGACCCGCGGACAGCCGGTGGGCGGGTCGTGGAACTACGACGCCGACAACCGCAAGTCGTTCCCGAAGCAGGGACCGGGGCTGGTCCCCCCGCGCGCTCGGTTCGAGCCCGACGAGACCACTCGCGAGGTCATCGCGCTCGTCGAGAAGAGGTTCGCCGACCACCCCGGCTCGCTCGACTCGTTCGCCTGGCCGGTCACCCGCGCGCAGGCCCTCGAGGCGCTCGACCTGTTCATCGAGGAACGTCTGCCGGGCTTCGGCGAGACGCAGGACGCGATGTGGCCGGGCGAACCGTGGCTCTGGCATGCGCACCTGTCGTCGTCGATGAACCTCAAGATGCTGACTCCACGCGAGGTCGTCGCCGCGGCCGAGGCGGCCTACCGCGAGAAGAAGGCTCCGCTGCCCGCCGTGGAGGGTTTCATCCGGCAGATCCTCGGATGGCGTGAATACGTCCGCGGCATCTACTGGACGCAGATGCCCGGCTACCTCGAGCGGAACGCCTTCGAGGCGTTCGAACCGCTCCCCGACTTCTACTGGACCGGCGACACGGCGATGGCGTGCCTTCAGGACGCGATCGGCACGACGCTCGAGAACGGGTACGCCCACCACATCCAGCGCCTCATGGTGACGGGTCTGTACGCGATGCTGCTCGGCGTCGATCCCCGGGAGGTGCACGCCTGGTACCTCGCGGTCTACGTCGATGCGGTCGAGTGGGCGGAACTCCCGAACACGCTCGGCATGAGCCAGTATGCGGACGGCGGGCTGATGGGCAGCAAGCCGTATGCCGCGACCGGCAAGTACATCGACCGCATGAGCCCGTACTGCAAGACGTGCCCGTTCGACCCCGCGAAACGGATCGGCGAAGACGCCTGCCCCTTCACCACCCTGTACTGGGACTACCTCATCCGGCACGAGGAGCCCCTCGCCGCCAACCACCGCATGTCGCTGCAGGTGAAGAACGTGTCGCGCTTGGACGACGACGAGATCACCGGCATCCGCGAGCGCGCCGACGCGATCCGCCGCGGCGACATCACGGTTCCGCACACCTGAGCAAGGAGAGCACCATGACCTCGACCGACATCGCCCTCGTGACCGGCGCCCGCGGTGGAGTCGGGAGCGCCCTCGTCGCGCGGCTGCGGGCGCGCGGTCTGCGCGTCGCCGCGGTGGGGCGGGATGCCGCATCCCTCGCCTCCGTCGAGGCAGACGCGCACATCGAGGCCGACGTGACGACGCCCGAGGGTGCCGCCGCAGCGCTCGAGGGCTGCCGGTCCGAGCTGGGTGACGCACCGGCGTGGCTCGCGCACGCGGTCGGCAGCACGCTCATCACCCCGCTGCATCGGACGAAGGCCGACGCAGCGCGCGACATCTTGCGCGTCAACCTCGAGAGCAGCATCTGGATCCTGCAGGCCTGGCTCGAGGCGACGGGCAAACAGCCCGGCGCCGCAGTCTTCGCGAGCTCGGTCGTCGCCCGGATCGGCGTCGCCAACCACGAGGCGATCGCCGCCGCGAAGGGGGGCATCGAGGCGCTCGTGCGCAGTGCCGCCGCCACGTATGCCGCGCGCGGCATCCGGGTCAACGCGGTCGCTCCGGGGATGACGGACACCCCGATGACCGCCGGGATGCTGAGCGTCCCCATGCAGCGCGAGGGAGCCGAGAAGCAGTACCCGCTCGGCGGCGTGCAGACGGCCGACGACGTCGCAACGGTCATGGACTGGCTGCTGTCGACGGATGCCGGTCGCATCACCGGTCAGGTGATCCCGGTTGACGGCGGCTTCACGACGGTGCGGCCCCTGGTGAAGTAGGTCAGCGCGTGACGACGTACACGTCGTCCTTGCGCGCGACGGCGGCCGTGGCCGTGTCAGTCCTCTCGTAGACCGCCCACGCGCCCTCGGTGGAGCACAGGTCGACGCGGTCACGCGGGAACTCGGCTGCATCGACGCCGTCCGCGGTCACGACGATAAGCGCCTGTGCATCGTCGCGCTTCGAGAGGTCGGGGACGGTCTTCGCCGGGACGCCGAGACGCGTGGCGACATCCTCCACGCTCTCGTACGGGCACACGATCGTGAATCGCTTCGCATCGTCGGGCACCAGGTCGGCGACGGGGATGATCGATCCTTCGCTGACGGTCCTCACGATGCGTTCCTCGTCATCACCATCGGTCGGCGCGCAGGCCGTCATGACGCCAGCGGCGACGAGGACAAGGGACAGGGCGGCGAGTGTGCGCTTCATGCTTCCTGTCTACGCAGGCACCGCGCGCAGGTCGTCGGCCCGGAGAGGCATCCGTGTCAGCCCAGAGGATGACGCCGGGTCAGGAGCCTTCCAGCATCCGCTTCGCGCGGGTGAGCGACGTCGACAGCGTCGAGCGGATCGAGTCGGCGATCATCGGCTCGGCGAGACGCATGATCCCGGTCGGCTCGGCGTCGATGCGCACGGCGACGACGGTCGCGCCGTTCGCATCGGCGAACTGCAGGTCTGAGGACGTGGCCATGATCCCGCTCGTGCTCGTCACCGCCATCCGCGCGCCGGGGTCGTAGGCCGTGACGCGCCAGTCGAAGTCGACCTCGCGACCGACCGCCCGCATCCGTGTGTGAAGGGTCGATCCGACGCCGACGGGCGGCGGCGACGTCAGTTGCTCGGAGACGACCGACTCGTCCCACCGGGCGCGGCCCTCGGTGAAGAAGTCGAACACCTCGGTCACCGGGCGGTCGATGGTGACGGACTCGGTGACGGTGAACATCCCCTCACCCTAG is a genomic window containing:
- a CDS encoding SRPBCC family protein, which codes for MFTVTESVTIDRPVTEVFDFFTEGRARWDESVVSEQLTSPPPVGVGSTLHTRMRAVGREVDFDWRVTAYDPGARMAVTSTSGIMATSSDLQFADANGATVVAVRIDAEPTGIMRLAEPMIADSIRSTLSTSLTRAKRMLEGS
- a CDS encoding cryptochrome/photolyase family protein, with product MLRHLVIVLGDQLDHESSAFDGFDPDQDTVWMAEVAGESEHVWSTKQRTAVFLASMRHFAAEVTDAGRPLHYAKLDARSTKDSLADQLAADVTTLKPEGLVVTEPGEWRVREALRDVAEHSGIPLDIREDRHFFSTVAEFAAHAEGRKSLRMEYFYREMRKKHDVLMTTRGQPVGGSWNYDADNRKSFPKQGPGLVPPRARFEPDETTREVIALVEKRFADHPGSLDSFAWPVTRAQALEALDLFIEERLPGFGETQDAMWPGEPWLWHAHLSSSMNLKMLTPREVVAAAEAAYREKKAPLPAVEGFIRQILGWREYVRGIYWTQMPGYLERNAFEAFEPLPDFYWTGDTAMACLQDAIGTTLENGYAHHIQRLMVTGLYAMLLGVDPREVHAWYLAVYVDAVEWAELPNTLGMSQYADGGLMGSKPYAATGKYIDRMSPYCKTCPFDPAKRIGEDACPFTTLYWDYLIRHEEPLAANHRMSLQVKNVSRLDDDEITGIRERADAIRRGDITVPHT
- a CDS encoding SDR family NAD(P)-dependent oxidoreductase → MTSTDIALVTGARGGVGSALVARLRARGLRVAAVGRDAASLASVEADAHIEADVTTPEGAAAALEGCRSELGDAPAWLAHAVGSTLITPLHRTKADAARDILRVNLESSIWILQAWLEATGKQPGAAVFASSVVARIGVANHEAIAAAKGGIEALVRSAAATYAARGIRVNAVAPGMTDTPMTAGMLSVPMQREGAEKQYPLGGVQTADDVATVMDWLLSTDAGRITGQVIPVDGGFTTVRPLVK